The Phormidium sp. PBR-2020 DNA segment CTCATCCAAATTATCAAAATCCTCATACCGGCGTCGCTTGGCACGATTCGCCACCTGGACAGTGATACGATAACGGTTCGACGCCGCGTCGACCAGTTCCTCCGCGCGACGCATCAAATTAGTCGTTTCGAGGGGAGTGCGTTTCTGCATAAGATTTCGCTGTACAGGCTCAGACAAGAGGACACCCCCCAGTGTAACAAACTCTCTGCCTCCGGTCTGCTCGCGGCCCTAGATTTTCCGCAATTTTCTCCATCGCTCTGGTTGACAGTTCCCCAAAAGATGTTATAATCGTAAATTGTTTGCCGATGTAGCTCAGTGGTAGAGCACTCGATTCGTAATCGAGCGGTCACGAGTTCAAATCTCGTCATCGGCTTTTTCATAAAACGTTACCTAATCACCAGCCATGCGCCTGTCCCGGTTGACAGGTCTAATGTCTAGGGCGATCGCCCCCACCCCAGATCGCCCCAGGGGTCATGGTTCAACAACACAGCCGAGCAAACTCCGATGCTAACGTGGGACTAGACGACTCACCTCGGAAAGACCTCCGGCTCAGCCTCATGCAGCGTTTGCTCCTTTTCCTGACCAGTCTTCTGGCTGTTCTCTCCGTCAATAGTCTGCACGTTAACGGTCCCCCTTCTAACCCCTCCCTAGAACTCGGCCTAGAACAAGTCGAAGCCCGACGTGGCGGTGGCGGCCGTAGCCGAGGTGGGTCTTTTGGGCGTTCTCGTTCTCGTGGCTCCTCCCGTTCTCGTTCCGGGAGTCGCAGCAGTCGAAGAATTGGTGGCTCCTCAGGGACCAGTTCCGGCCGCTCCCGTCCCCTAAGCTTCTTTGACTTTCTGATTGCGCTCATCGTCGTGGCGATATTCCTAATCCGCCAAGTTCAAGAATTTCAGGGTAACTCCAACGACGACCAGCCAGCAGCCCCCAACCCCGACACTTGGGGGAGCGCAACGGTCACCAAACTACAACTCGCCCTCCTCGGCCAAGTCGATAATCTCCATAGCGAACTGCTGACCCTGTCCCAGCGCCAACCCAGGACAGCGAGCGATCGCGCCCAATTACTCCAAGACACCGCCCTCGCCCTACTACGAAACCCAGAATCCTGGACCCATATCTGGGCCAACTCCATTCACTACAACCAAGCCGAACGAGTCGACAAAGCCTTCCAACACCTGACCCTCCTAGAAGAGCGTCAGAACCGGCCCGAATCTTTCCCAGAATCCGAGGGCGAAAGTGAATATGTCCTCGTCACCCTGATTCTCGTGACGGATCATCTGCAACCCATCTTCTCCCCCGTCCATTCAGAAGACGAACAGAAACAGGCCTTAGAAACCCTAGCCGCCCTGGATTCTCAATGTCTCGGGAAACTAGAAGTGTATGTTCATCCCAAGTCGTTAGGCAAAAACCTAACCAAAGAGGAACTCGTCTGCCACAACGACCATCTCATTTCCCTCTAAGGGCGTTCCGTGCCATCAATGACCCAGAGATTGCCCGACTCTTGCCAGCGCCAAACCAGCCGCTGTCGGTCATTAGACACCCGGCCATCCTCCATCTCATAGGTGACACTCACCCCAGCCACGGACTCATTGCGAATCCTCGCGTAACACTGGGACTTCATTCACCCGCAAATCATGTTTAGTTGAGAATCGACAGGCCTTGGGTTTTAATAGAACAGGAGCAACAACCCCGTTCACGAAAAGGCGACACCTTGAAGCACCAAAAGATTACCCTTTCCCAGCTTGAAAGCTTTTTGTTCAGAGCCGCCGACATCCTGCGGGGCAAGATGGATGCGTCTGAGTTCAAGGAATTCATCTTCGGGATGCTGTTCTTGAAGCGGTTATCGGACGAGTTTGATCGCAAACGGGAAGAAATCAAACGCCAGTATGCCGACCTGGACGAGGAAATGGTCGCGGAATTGCTCGAAGACCCCCAATCCTACGGCGAAACCTTTTTCGTGCCGCGCCGCGCCCGCTGGCACGAGTCTTGGCTGGATGTTGATGAGGACGGCAACCCGGTACAAGTTCCAGCTATCAAACACCTGAAGCAGAATATCGGGGATATGCTCAATAAAGCCCTGGCTGCGGTTGAAGATACCAACGATGCCCTGGCGGGGGTACTCAAGAATAATATCAACTTCAATGCGGTCAAGGGAAAGACGAAGATCGCCGATCAAAAATGGAAGGACTTGATCGACCATTTCAACCAGCCAGGGTTTGTTCTGGTCAACGATAATTTTGAGTTTCCTGACCTGCTGGGGGCAGCTTACGAGTACCTAATCAAGTTTTTTGCGGACAGTGCCGGGAAGAAGGGAGGAGAATTTTACACCCCGGCCGAAGTGGTGCGGCTGTTGGTGCAACTGGTCAAACCGGAAGCGGGAAACACGATTTACGACCCCACAGTCGGCTCTGGGGGCTTCCTGATTCAGTCCTATCAGTATGTAGAAGAACAGGGACAAGACCCGAACGACCTGGCACTCTACGGACAGGATTCCAACGGCACGGTCTGGTCTATCTGCAACATGAACCTGATCCTGCACAACATTACCCGGTTCACGATCGAAAACGGCGACACCCTAGAACACCCACAGATTTTAGAGAACGGACAAATCCGCAAGTTCGATCGCGTCCTGGCAAATCCTCCCTTTTCCCAGAACTACAGCCGCGCCAATCTGGAATTTAAGAACCGCTTTTGGGAGTTCTGCCCGGAGACGGGGAAAAAAGCCGATCTGATGTTTGTGCAGCACATGATCGCCAGTTTGAAGACGACGGGACGGATGGCGACGATTATGCCTCACGGGGTTCTGTTTCGCGGTGGAAAGGAGAAGCTGATTCGGGAGAAGCTCATCGAAAACGATGTGATTGAGGCGATTATCAGCTTGCCACCGGGACTGTTTTATGGGACGGGCATCCCGGCCTGTGTGTTGGTGGTGAATAAGGACAAGCCGGATGAACTGAAAGATAAGATTCTGTTTATCAACGCCGATCGCGAATATGCCGAGGGCAAGGCACAGAACAAGCTACGCCCGGAAGATATTGAGAAAATCGATTATGTCTTCACCCAGAAGTTGGAGTATCCCAAATACAGCCGGTTGGTGAGCAAGCAGGAAATCGCGGAAGAGCACGACTACAACCTCAATATTCGCCGCTATGTCGATAACACGCCGGAACCGGAACCGGAGGATGTCACAGCCCACCTGATGGGCGGTATTCCCGAGGCGGAAGTTATAGCCCAGGCGGGTGAGTTCGATCGCTTCGGAGTCGATCCTGATAGGCTGTTCGAGCCATTGCGTCCGGGATATCTGGCATTTCAAGAGGCGATCGCGCAAAAGTCGGCGATTAAAACGACATTGGAGGCGGACGACCGTTTGCAGGATACCCTCGGTCAACATTACCAAATTCTAGAAAGCTGGTGGCAGGTGGCGAGGGATGACTTTGCCCAGTTGGGAGAGGGGAAGAAAATGCCCGAGGTGCGGCGGGAGTTGCTGATGGGGCTGAAACAGCAGTTAATCCCGTTGGGGGTGTTGGATGAGTTTAAGTCTGCCGGGGTGTTTGTGAACTGGTGGCAACAAATCCGCTATGACCTGAAAACGATTATTAACACGGGTTGGCATCATTCCCTGATTCCTGACGATTATTTGATTGACGAGTTTTTCCGGGGGGAAATTAAGGCGATCGAGGATTTGGAAAGCCAAATTAGTGCAGCCCAGGGAGAGTTAAGCGAGGCGGTGGAGTCAGCCCAGGAGGTGGCGAATTACGAACCAGACGAGGATGAAACGGTAACGGTGGCTTCAATTAAGAAGGAATTGAAGGCGTTGATGGATGATTTAAAAGGGGCATCGGGAGCATCGGCCAAGCGGGAATATGAGCGCTATAAAGCTGAATATGATGGGATTGTCGCGTTAGAAAAGCACATCAAAACTCTAAAATCGAAGCTGAAAGAGGAAAAAACGAAGTTTGACCAAAAGCTGCGGTTGAAGCGAGTCGGCGATCGCGAGTTCAAACTGGAAACCGAGCAATCCATCGCGCAGGTTAACGAGCAGCTTATCGAACTCGACCCGGACAACAAAGATGACAAGAAAAAAATCACCGTTTTACTCAAGGATAAAAAGGCCCTGGAAAAACGACTCAAGCAGGTCGATCACTTGATGACTGAGATTGGCGGACAACTGACCGACGAAGCCGCGAAAATGTTGATTTTGAGGAAACTTTACGACTGGGTGAAGGAGCAGTTAACCCGCTATTTGAATGTGGAGAAGCGATCTCTCATTGCTTTGGTTGAGAAGTTTTGGGATAAATATGCGGTATCGAGTCAGGAGTTGGAGGCGGAACGGGAGGAGACGCTGAAGACGTTAAATGAGTATTTGAGTCAGTTGGGGTATTTGGATTCATGAGCGTAGAAGGTTGGGAAATCAAGAAAATTGATGAACTAGCGTTAGTTGATCAGGAAACTCTCAGCGAATCGACGGATAAAAATTTTTGTTTTTATTATATTGATATTGGTTCTATCATTGAAGGAAATTTATTGATTCCATCCAACACAATCACTTTTAAAGAGGCTCCTAGTCGTGCAAGAAAAAGAGTTTATTTTAGTGATGTTTTAATGTCTACGGTTAGACCTAATCTTAAATCTTTTGTTTATTTTGATAGAACAGATAACAATTATATTGCGTCAACGGGATTTGCCGTTTTATCTGCGAAGGATGGAGTAGATCCGCGTTTTATTCTTTATTCAATTTTATCGGATAAAATTACGGCCCAGATTGAATCTTATATAGTAGGTTCAAACTATCCAGCGATAAACTCTAATGATGTCCGTAATCTCCAAGTTCTTACCCCGCCTTTTGTCGAACAACAACAGATTGCAAATATTCTCTCTACAGTCGATCGCGCCATCGCCCAAACCGAAGCCCTCATCGCCAAACAGCAGCGCATCAAAACCGGATTGATGCAGGACTTGCTGACTAAGGGCATCGACGAAAACGGCAATATTCGCAGCGAAGAAACCCACGAGTTTAAGGATAGTGCGATCGGTCGTATTCCTGTGGAGTGGGATGTTAAAACACTCGCAGACTTGGCAGAAGTTGATCGGGGTAAGTTTACTCATCGGCCACGAAACGATCCGAAATTTTATGGTGGTGACCATCCCTTTATTCAGACTGGAGATATAACCTCTCATATTGGTCGCATAGTTTACAAATATACACAGACTCTTAATGATAGAGGGACGTTAGTAAGTAAGGAGTTTCCAAAAAATACGATCGCAGTTACTATCGCGGCGAATATAGCAGACACAGCTATTCTGGGTATTTCTATGTTTTTTCCGGATAGTGTTGTTGGTGTGAAGGTTTTCAAGCCTAATAATACTCGCTTTGTTGAGATGATGATTCGTCATTTTAAACCTGTACTTGATGGATTGGCTCCTCAAAGCGCTCAAAAGAACATAAACCTTGAAGTATTGAGACCCTTAAAAATTCCCACACCAAAGCCACAAGAACAGAGAATAATTGGAGAGCTATACAATTCCTTAGATTCCAGTCAAGCAAATGAAGAGCTAATACTTCAAAAACTATCTGCGCTCAAAACCGGACTCATGCAAGACCTCCTAACCGGAAAAGTCCGCGTCACCCCATTACTGGAAAACAGTGGAGGTACAGCCCCGTGACTCCCCAACTTCCCGCCCAGGAAAGCCTCACCGTCGAATTTAAAAGCGACAGAAACAAACTGTCAGATCGGGATTTAATCGAAGCCATTACCTGCCTTGCCAACACCGAAGGCGGCGAATTGTGGCTAGGTGTAGAAGACGACGGAACGCCTACGGGACTACACTCCAGCCGTTCACAACTTAACTATTTAGTGGGTCTTGTGGCAGCACGAACCGCCCCCTCTCTCTCTGTCCAAGTCGAAGCTGTTACCCTAGAGAGCATAACCGTCGCCCGCATCCAAATCCCCCAAGCCAGAGGAGAAATTGCCACCAGTAACGGCGTGTATTTACGTCGTCGCCTCAAACCTGACGAAACCCCCGAATGTGTTCCTATCTTGCCCCATGATCGCATTAGTCGCGCCAGTCGCTTCGGTCTGACCGATGTATCCGCCCAACCCGTTGCTGAGAGTACCCTACAAGACTTTGACCCCTTAGAACGAGATCGGTTGCGTCAGTGCATCCAAAGCTACGGAGGCGATCGCCCTTTACTCGAACTCGACGACGAAGCACTGGATGGAGCCTTGGGCTTCACCCGCCGCCAACCCGATGGCAGTCGCATCCCCACCCTCACCGGACTGCTCCTCATCGGTCGAGAAACCGCCCTTCGGGAATTAGTTCCGACCCATGAATTCGCCTTTCAAGTCTTGGCACAGGAAGCCGTGCGATTTAACGAATTTCGACGCTTTCCTCTCCTCAAAGCCCTCGACTGGCTAGAAACCAACTTTCGCCCCTACAACCCCGAACAAGAAATTCAAATTGGGCTGTTTCGCGTCCCTATTCCTAAAGTGGATATGAGCGCATTTCGGGAAGCGATCGCCAACGCCCTCATCCATCGCGACTATCACCAACTCGGGGCCGTCCATGTCCGCCTCGAAGACGAAGCCCTGAGCGTCAGTAACCCAGGCGGTTTGGTCGAAGGAGTCACCCTCGCCAATTTGCTGACAACCGAACCTCGCCCCCGTAATCTCTGCCTAGCGGATGCCATGAAACGGATCGGCATCGTAGAGCGCTCGGGACGCGGCATCGATAGCATCTATCGAGGACTCCTGCGGTTTGGAAGACCCGCCCCCGATTACAGCGATACCAGTAACACCAGCGTTGTCCTCCACCTCGCCACCGCCGACGCCGACTTGAAATTTCTCCGCCTTGTTGTTGAAGAAGAAAACCGCCAAGGCAAATCTCTCCCCATTGATAGCCTCATTGCCCTAGCCACACTCCGCGAAGCCAAGCGACTCAGTGCCGCGCAACTAGCCACAGCCATCCACCGCACTCCGTCTCAAGCTCGCAAAACCCTCGAAGTTCTCAACGAACTCGGTCTGATCCAAGCCCACGGCACAAACAACCGGACCTATACCTTTACCCCGACTGTTTATCAAGCCACCGGAAATCAAGCCGAATACACTCGTCAAGCGGCATTTTCAGCCCTCCAACATGAGCAAATGGTGATCAGTTATGTAGAGCAGCATGGTCAAATCAGGAGATCTGAAGTGATGGATCTGTGTCGTTTATCAGAAGGGCAGGCCAAAATGTTGCTCAAGCGACTTAAGGATAAAGGTGCCATTGTCCTAGAAGGTAAAGGACGCAATGCCCTTTATCGCATCGGATAAACGGATGTAAACGGATGTAAACGGATGTAAACGGATGTAAACGGATTTTGTTATCCAATTCTTGGCGATTTGTCTAAAACAGCAGTCAACACCCAGATTATGAAACCCGACAAAACTCCCAAAGCTCTTAAAATTGACGAACGCAGCCATGTTGAGAAACCTTTGCTCGACCAACTTGCCGGGTTGGGGTGGGAAATATTAGACCTAGAGAGAGGACAGAAACCCTCCGACAGCTACCGGGAAAACTTCCGCCAAGTCGTTCTGATTCCGGTATTGAGATCGCAACTCCAAACCATCAACCCCTGGCTGGAAGACGACCAAACCGAAGACGTTATCAAACAACTCACCGCCCACTTTCCCAGTAATAACCTCCTAGAAAATAACCGCCACAGTTTCAACCTGCTGCAACAAAAGCCCAGTGTCTCGGAAAATCGCCAAACTGGGGAAACTAGCCCCAACGTCACAATTATCGACTTTGAGCGCCCCGCAAACAACCGCTACATCGCCGTCTGTCAGTTCAAAGTCCGCATTCTGGGCACCGAAAATCACATCATTCCCGATATCGTCCTGTTCCTCAACGGTTTGCCCGTCGTCGTCATTGAGTGCAAGTCCCCCAAAACCCAGGAACCCATCCCCGAGGCGATCGACCAGATGATGCGCTACAGCGAACAGCGAGGGAACAAAGGCGAGGGCAACCCCGAACTGTTCTATTTCAACCAGTTCATCATCGCCACCTGTCGCAATCAAGCCAAATTCGGCACCATCACCACCCGCACCGAAAAATACTTTTATCGCTGGGCCGACCCCTACCCCCGCACCCTAGAAGACCTCGATCACGGCAACAGTTCCCCCAACGACCAACAGCGCCTCGTGGCCGGAATGTGCGATCCTGCCAACCTCCTAGAAATTATCCGTAACTTCACCCTATTCTCCGTCAACGACAAAGGCGAAACCCTCAAAATCGTCGGTCGTTACCAACAGTTTCGAGCCGTTAAACAAGCTGTGCAACGCCTGCTCAACGGCACAACCCCGAGGGAGCGAAGCGGCATTATCTGGCACACCCAAGGCTCGGGCAAATCCCTAACCATGATGTTTATGGTTCGGGCCATGTATCGCCACCCCAACCTCTGCCAGTGGAAAGTTGTCTTTATCACCGATCGCACCAACCTCGAAAATCAACTCTCGGAAACCGGCCAGGGCGTGGGGTTCACCGTCAACTCCGCCAATAGCATCACCGAACTGAAGGAACTCCTCCGCAGCGACTCATCGAACCTAGTTATGGGGATGATCCACAAATTCCAAGAGCGAGATCTAACAGAAACTTTCCCGGAACTCAACCCTGCCACCAATATCCTCATTATGACCGACGAGGCCCACCGCTCCCAATATGCCCTCCTGGGGGCAAACCTCGATCGCGCCCTGCCCAACGCCACCCGCATCGGCTACACCGGAACCCCCATCGACAAAACTGAAAAAGTGTTCGGGGACTACATCGACAAATACACGATCAGGCAGTCCATTGAGGATAAAGTCACCCTTCAGATCATCTACGAGGGGCGCACCCAAAACGCCGAAGTTTGCGATCGCGGCGCGATGGATGCGAATTTTGAAGATATTTTCAGCGACTACAACCTGTCAGAACGCCTAAAAATCTTGGGTTACGGCTCCCGCAATGCCTACCTCGAAGCCGACGAGATTATCGCCGCCAAAGCCAGGGACATGGTTGCCCACTACGTCCGGCAGATTTTCCCCAACGGTTATAAAGCCCAAGTTGTCACGACATCCCGCGAAGCGGCCAAACGCTACAAGAAACACTTAGACATGGCCCTCTCAGATGAAATTCGCCAACTCGAAGCATCCAACCCCCATAACATCAATATAGAACGACTCAGGCGACTCAAAACTGACGTCGTGATTTCTGGCAGTCACAACGATAAACCCGACTTCAAACCGTACACCAACCCCTCCACCCACAGAACCACCATCAAAAGTTTCAAACTTTCTTTTGATGCCGAAGATGAAGGCACAACTGGAGATATAGGCATCATTGTTGTTAGTGATATGCTCTTGACGGGGTTCGATGCCCCCATTGAGCAAGTGCTGTATCTCGACAAGGTGATCCACTCTCACAACTTATTGCAGGCGATCGCTCGGGTGAACCGCGTCGCCGGGGAAGGGAAAGAAAAGGGTTTTGTGGTGGACTATGTGGGCATCGGACACCATCTCAAACGGGCGATCGATAACTACGACGAACGGGAACAGCGAGAAGTTGAAGAAACCCTCAGTTTCCCGGAGGACGAGATCCGCCAACTCGAAACCGACTACCGGGCAGTCATGGACTTACTGGAGAGTTACGGACTGGCAGATTTAACCGATTACGATGCGTTCTATGATGTGTTTTACGATGAAGAAATCCGGTTCGAGTACATTGAGGCGTTCGGGCAACTCACCCGAAGCCTCAACTTAGTTTATCCCGCTAAAGAAGCCCTCAATTATCAAGCCGACTACAAAACCCTGGCTGAAATCAACGTTTTTGCAAGCCGCCACTTCCAAGACACTCGCCTGAGTATGAAGGGCATCCCGGACAAACTCCGTCAAATCACCGACGCTCATTTAAAATCGAAAGGAATTAGCCAAAAAGTCAAACCGATCTCGATTTTAGATGACCAATTTGAGCATGAAGTTCTCGCCACTCACCGACGCACAAAAAACAAAGCCGCCGCGATCGAACACGCCTTGCGAAACCACATCGATATCGACCTGGACGACGATCCGGATTTACAAGCCTCATTTGCCGAAGCCCTGGCCGAGATATTAGAGCAGTTCAAAGACAACTGGGATAAAATCTACGAAGAACTGGAAAAACTGCGTCAACGCTTGAAAGATGCAGAAAACGAACCCACCTACGGACTGCATAAGAAAAAAGAAATGCCTTTCTTTCGAATGTTGAAACGGGAGTGTTTTGGCGACACCGAGCTAGATGAAACTAGACTCTCTCAGTCCGTCACCTTGACTCAACAAGTTTATGCGTTGGTCGAGCAAGAGCTTAAACTGGCTGGCTTTTGGGAGAGCAAGCCAGCACAAAATAGGCTACACGCAGAAATTCAAAAATTGTTATTGTCCCCAGAAGTTCGATCGGCAATTCCCAATATATTTCAAAATAGAAAGCGGATTATTGGTAAAATCATGGAGATTGCAGAAAAAAACAGCGATCGTATCTTATACGCTAAATAGCCATGCAGTTTGATTATGAGGTGGTTTTTTCTCCAAAACGTAAAAAGCTGACGATTACAGTGGAGCGCGATCGCTCGATTGTGGTGAAAGCGCCAACCGGAACTTGTCTCGATAAGATTCGGGCGATCGTTGAATCGCGCAAGCAGTGGCTCTATGAAAAAACCCGCCACTCCCAAAAATATCGCCCCCCACTTCATCCTCCTGGCAAGGAACTAGTGAACGGAGAATCATTGTTATATTTGGGTCAAAGTTACCGTTTAGAGTTAGTTGAAACGGTTGATCGTATTTCCCTGGTCAACAACTGCTTTCTTGTGCCTAAATATCAGTCTAAACAGCGGGGGGACGTCTTCCGAAAATGGTATATCGAACAGGCAAAACTGATTATTTTTCCTCGGGTTCGCCATTACGCCGAATGTCTCGGAGTGTCCTACAACCAGGCAAAAATTACGGATAGCAAATATCGATGGGGGTCTTGTACCCCAAAAAATAACCTTACCTTCAACTGGCGATTGGTCAAAGCTCCGATGTTTGTTATCAATTATGTAGTTATTCACGAATTAACCCATTTTTTGGAAGCCAACCACACCCCCCGTTTTTGGGGGATTATTCGCTCCCAAACCCCACACATGGAAAAAGCCAAGCACTGGCTTAAGGTACATGGTTCTTTGCTAGACGAGACGCTATAGATTGAGGTAATTGAAAGGGTGCGTTCCCTTGTTGGGAGAAAAGGCCTAAGTTTTCCATCGCTTCCCATTCCTCGCAGAGCCACGATTCGGTTCCGTAGCCTTTGGGGGGCCAGTCATTCACCAAATCACCCCCATCACCAACTCCCAAACCTCTCTAAGGGCGTTCCGTGCCATCAATGACCCAGAGATTCCCCGACTCTTGCCAGCGCCAAACCAGCCGCTGTCGGTCATTAGACACCCGGCCATCCTCCATCTGAT contains these protein-coding regions:
- a CDS encoding DNA-directed RNA polymerase subunit omega encodes the protein MQKRTPLETTNLMRRAEELVDAASNRYRITVQVANRAKRRRYEDFDNLDEPGMKPVVRAIVEMSDELTQPEIIGD
- a CDS encoding DUF1517 domain-containing protein; its protein translation is MVQQHSRANSDANVGLDDSPRKDLRLSLMQRLLLFLTSLLAVLSVNSLHVNGPPSNPSLELGLEQVEARRGGGGRSRGGSFGRSRSRGSSRSRSGSRSSRRIGGSSGTSSGRSRPLSFFDFLIALIVVAIFLIRQVQEFQGNSNDDQPAAPNPDTWGSATVTKLQLALLGQVDNLHSELLTLSQRQPRTASDRAQLLQDTALALLRNPESWTHIWANSIHYNQAERVDKAFQHLTLLEERQNRPESFPESEGESEYVLVTLILVTDHLQPIFSPVHSEDEQKQALETLAALDSQCLGKLEVYVHPKSLGKNLTKEELVCHNDHLISL
- a CDS encoding N-6 DNA methylase; this translates as MDASEFKEFIFGMLFLKRLSDEFDRKREEIKRQYADLDEEMVAELLEDPQSYGETFFVPRRARWHESWLDVDEDGNPVQVPAIKHLKQNIGDMLNKALAAVEDTNDALAGVLKNNINFNAVKGKTKIADQKWKDLIDHFNQPGFVLVNDNFEFPDLLGAAYEYLIKFFADSAGKKGGEFYTPAEVVRLLVQLVKPEAGNTIYDPTVGSGGFLIQSYQYVEEQGQDPNDLALYGQDSNGTVWSICNMNLILHNITRFTIENGDTLEHPQILENGQIRKFDRVLANPPFSQNYSRANLEFKNRFWEFCPETGKKADLMFVQHMIASLKTTGRMATIMPHGVLFRGGKEKLIREKLIENDVIEAIISLPPGLFYGTGIPACVLVVNKDKPDELKDKILFINADREYAEGKAQNKLRPEDIEKIDYVFTQKLEYPKYSRLVSKQEIAEEHDYNLNIRRYVDNTPEPEPEDVTAHLMGGIPEAEVIAQAGEFDRFGVDPDRLFEPLRPGYLAFQEAIAQKSAIKTTLEADDRLQDTLGQHYQILESWWQVARDDFAQLGEGKKMPEVRRELLMGLKQQLIPLGVLDEFKSAGVFVNWWQQIRYDLKTIINTGWHHSLIPDDYLIDEFFRGEIKAIEDLESQISAAQGELSEAVESAQEVANYEPDEDETVTVASIKKELKALMDDLKGASGASAKREYERYKAEYDGIVALEKHIKTLKSKLKEEKTKFDQKLRLKRVGDREFKLETEQSIAQVNEQLIELDPDNKDDKKKITVLLKDKKALEKRLKQVDHLMTEIGGQLTDEAAKMLILRKLYDWVKEQLTRYLNVEKRSLIALVEKFWDKYAVSSQELEAEREETLKTLNEYLSQLGYLDS
- a CDS encoding restriction endonuclease subunit S; amino-acid sequence: MSVEGWEIKKIDELALVDQETLSESTDKNFCFYYIDIGSIIEGNLLIPSNTITFKEAPSRARKRVYFSDVLMSTVRPNLKSFVYFDRTDNNYIASTGFAVLSAKDGVDPRFILYSILSDKITAQIESYIVGSNYPAINSNDVRNLQVLTPPFVEQQQIANILSTVDRAIAQTEALIAKQQRIKTGLMQDLLTKGIDENGNIRSEETHEFKDSAIGRIPVEWDVKTLADLAEVDRGKFTHRPRNDPKFYGGDHPFIQTGDITSHIGRIVYKYTQTLNDRGTLVSKEFPKNTIAVTIAANIADTAILGISMFFPDSVVGVKVFKPNNTRFVEMMIRHFKPVLDGLAPQSAQKNINLEVLRPLKIPTPKPQEQRIIGELYNSLDSSQANEELILQKLSALKTGLMQDLLTGKVRVTPLLENSGGTAP
- a CDS encoding putative DNA binding domain-containing protein: MTPQLPAQESLTVEFKSDRNKLSDRDLIEAITCLANTEGGELWLGVEDDGTPTGLHSSRSQLNYLVGLVAARTAPSLSVQVEAVTLESITVARIQIPQARGEIATSNGVYLRRRLKPDETPECVPILPHDRISRASRFGLTDVSAQPVAESTLQDFDPLERDRLRQCIQSYGGDRPLLELDDEALDGALGFTRRQPDGSRIPTLTGLLLIGRETALRELVPTHEFAFQVLAQEAVRFNEFRRFPLLKALDWLETNFRPYNPEQEIQIGLFRVPIPKVDMSAFREAIANALIHRDYHQLGAVHVRLEDEALSVSNPGGLVEGVTLANLLTTEPRPRNLCLADAMKRIGIVERSGRGIDSIYRGLLRFGRPAPDYSDTSNTSVVLHLATADADLKFLRLVVEEENRQGKSLPIDSLIALATLREAKRLSAAQLATAIHRTPSQARKTLEVLNELGLIQAHGTNNRTYTFTPTVYQATGNQAEYTRQAAFSALQHEQMVISYVEQHGQIRRSEVMDLCRLSEGQAKMLLKRLKDKGAIVLEGKGRNALYRIG
- a CDS encoding type I restriction endonuclease subunit R → MKPDKTPKALKIDERSHVEKPLLDQLAGLGWEILDLERGQKPSDSYRENFRQVVLIPVLRSQLQTINPWLEDDQTEDVIKQLTAHFPSNNLLENNRHSFNLLQQKPSVSENRQTGETSPNVTIIDFERPANNRYIAVCQFKVRILGTENHIIPDIVLFLNGLPVVVIECKSPKTQEPIPEAIDQMMRYSEQRGNKGEGNPELFYFNQFIIATCRNQAKFGTITTRTEKYFYRWADPYPRTLEDLDHGNSSPNDQQRLVAGMCDPANLLEIIRNFTLFSVNDKGETLKIVGRYQQFRAVKQAVQRLLNGTTPRERSGIIWHTQGSGKSLTMMFMVRAMYRHPNLCQWKVVFITDRTNLENQLSETGQGVGFTVNSANSITELKELLRSDSSNLVMGMIHKFQERDLTETFPELNPATNILIMTDEAHRSQYALLGANLDRALPNATRIGYTGTPIDKTEKVFGDYIDKYTIRQSIEDKVTLQIIYEGRTQNAEVCDRGAMDANFEDIFSDYNLSERLKILGYGSRNAYLEADEIIAAKARDMVAHYVRQIFPNGYKAQVVTTSREAAKRYKKHLDMALSDEIRQLEASNPHNINIERLRRLKTDVVISGSHNDKPDFKPYTNPSTHRTTIKSFKLSFDAEDEGTTGDIGIIVVSDMLLTGFDAPIEQVLYLDKVIHSHNLLQAIARVNRVAGEGKEKGFVVDYVGIGHHLKRAIDNYDEREQREVEETLSFPEDEIRQLETDYRAVMDLLESYGLADLTDYDAFYDVFYDEEIRFEYIEAFGQLTRSLNLVYPAKEALNYQADYKTLAEINVFASRHFQDTRLSMKGIPDKLRQITDAHLKSKGISQKVKPISILDDQFEHEVLATHRRTKNKAAAIEHALRNHIDIDLDDDPDLQASFAEALAEILEQFKDNWDKIYEELEKLRQRLKDAENEPTYGLHKKKEMPFFRMLKRECFGDTELDETRLSQSVTLTQQVYALVEQELKLAGFWESKPAQNRLHAEIQKLLLSPEVRSAIPNIFQNRKRIIGKIMEIAEKNSDRILYAK
- a CDS encoding M48 family metallopeptidase, with amino-acid sequence MQFDYEVVFSPKRKKLTITVERDRSIVVKAPTGTCLDKIRAIVESRKQWLYEKTRHSQKYRPPLHPPGKELVNGESLLYLGQSYRLELVETVDRISLVNNCFLVPKYQSKQRGDVFRKWYIEQAKLIIFPRVRHYAECLGVSYNQAKITDSKYRWGSCTPKNNLTFNWRLVKAPMFVINYVVIHELTHFLEANHTPRFWGIIRSQTPHMEKAKHWLKVHGSLLDETL